The proteins below come from a single Acidobacteriota bacterium genomic window:
- a CDS encoding CDGSH iron-sulfur domain-containing protein gives MAATKITVRSNGSIRIEGDFEIVDSEGAAFDLAGRTMVSLCRCGHSEDKPFCDGSHKKVGFQSEIKARALAPLVPKPAKL, from the coding sequence TTGGCAGCAACAAAAATTACGGTCCGTAGCAATGGCTCAATCCGTATCGAGGGAGATTTTGAAATCGTCGATTCTGAAGGCGCGGCGTTTGACCTTGCCGGCCGCACAATGGTCAGCCTTTGCCGCTGTGGGCATTCGGAAGACAAACCTTTTTGCGATGGGTCCCATAAGAAGGTGGGATTCCAGTCTGAAATCAAGGCGCGCGCGCTAGCGCCCCTGGTGCCAAAACCAGCCAAATTGTAA
- a CDS encoding glycogen debranching protein, protein MHDTRETECTPLISFGRELCGDLASAESREWLVTNGLGGFASGTVGGQLTRRYHGLLIAALNPPAGRTLLVPKFDEVVEYDGRPYPLATNHWRSGVIEPQGYRRIEEFHLEGMSPVWTYACGDALLSKKVWMEKGANTTYVRYRLERAGESATLSIKALVNYRDFHSLTRAGTWQMEISQVERGLCINAFYGATPFYVVSSSGSVNLFHQWYRAFELSAEAFRGMNHQEDHLHAGTFEVELKAGESALMVVSTDARPHLDERSALDRLDEDRKTVMGQFGDVHRGVPIPDWIDQLALAADQFIVKRKVKDTDEYTVIAGYHWFSDWGRDTMVALPGLTLVTGRPEVARSILLAWSGFVDGGMLPNRFMESGEKPDYNTADAALWYFNAVRSYWSHTRDKEFLKQIFPVLCDIIAAHMRGTRYNIHLDRSDGLLYAGQQGLQLTWMDAKVGNQVVTPRIGKPIEINALWLNALAAMKEFADELGSPADDFQQAVQDATKGFERFWNDSKGYCFDVLDGPAGNDSSLRPNQIFTVALPESPFEPERQRTIVDAVSRYLQASPGLRTLAPDDPQYKGTYAGNQEDRDGAYHQGTVWGWLLGPFVKAHLRVHNDPSAAASFLAPVAHQIHAQGLGTVGEIYDADPPFLPRGCIAQAWTVGGILEAWEKTAMHDLPVGK, encoded by the coding sequence ATGCATGATACCAGGGAGACGGAGTGTACACCTCTCATCAGCTTTGGACGTGAACTCTGCGGCGACCTCGCCTCAGCGGAATCGCGTGAATGGTTGGTCACGAACGGGCTGGGCGGATTTGCCTCCGGTACAGTGGGTGGACAGCTCACGCGCCGCTACCACGGTCTGCTGATTGCCGCCCTCAACCCCCCCGCGGGCCGCACGCTGCTGGTTCCGAAATTCGACGAGGTTGTTGAATACGATGGCAGACCTTACCCCCTGGCTACCAATCACTGGCGCAGCGGAGTTATCGAACCGCAGGGCTACCGGAGGATTGAGGAGTTTCATCTTGAGGGCATGAGCCCGGTATGGACATATGCCTGCGGTGACGCGCTGCTGAGCAAAAAGGTCTGGATGGAGAAGGGTGCGAACACCACCTATGTGCGCTACCGACTCGAGCGGGCCGGCGAAAGCGCAACCCTGAGCATCAAAGCCCTGGTTAACTATCGTGACTTTCACAGCCTCACGCGAGCCGGCACCTGGCAGATGGAAATCAGCCAGGTAGAACGTGGCTTGTGCATCAACGCCTTTTATGGGGCCACTCCATTCTATGTGGTCAGCTCCTCGGGGAGTGTGAACCTCTTCCACCAGTGGTATAGGGCCTTTGAACTGTCTGCCGAAGCGTTTCGCGGCATGAACCACCAGGAGGACCATCTCCACGCGGGAACTTTTGAAGTGGAATTGAAGGCGGGCGAATCGGCCCTGATGGTTGTCAGCACTGATGCACGCCCCCACCTGGACGAACGCTCGGCGCTTGATCGTCTTGATGAGGACAGGAAAACGGTCATGGGGCAGTTTGGCGATGTGCACCGCGGTGTTCCAATTCCAGACTGGATTGACCAGCTTGCGCTGGCCGCTGACCAGTTTATTGTCAAGAGAAAGGTGAAGGATACAGACGAATACACAGTAATTGCCGGTTACCACTGGTTCAGCGACTGGGGCCGTGACACGATGGTAGCTCTTCCAGGGTTGACGCTTGTAACCGGTCGGCCGGAAGTGGCCCGCAGTATCCTTCTGGCATGGTCTGGGTTTGTGGATGGTGGCATGCTTCCCAATCGCTTTATGGAATCTGGCGAGAAACCTGACTACAATACCGCGGACGCCGCCCTTTGGTATTTCAACGCTGTGCGTTCCTACTGGAGTCATACGCGTGACAAGGAGTTTCTCAAGCAAATTTTCCCGGTGCTCTGCGACATAATTGCAGCCCATATGCGCGGCACACGCTACAACATTCATCTTGACCGGAGTGATGGGCTGCTCTACGCAGGGCAGCAAGGCCTGCAACTGACCTGGATGGATGCCAAAGTGGGCAATCAGGTCGTGACGCCGCGCATCGGCAAACCGATTGAGATCAACGCGCTGTGGCTGAACGCGCTGGCCGCGATGAAGGAATTTGCGGACGAACTGGGAAGCCCGGCGGACGACTTCCAGCAAGCTGTCCAGGACGCGACGAAAGGATTTGAGCGGTTCTGGAATGATTCAAAAGGATACTGCTTTGACGTTCTGGACGGGCCCGCAGGAAATGACTCTTCGTTGAGGCCCAACCAGATCTTTACAGTGGCATTACCGGAAAGTCCATTTGAGCCCGAACGGCAGCGGACCATCGTAGATGCAGTGAGCCGTTACTTGCAGGCATCCCCGGGATTGAGGACCTTAGCACCCGATGATCCCCAATACAAGGGTACTTACGCCGGGAACCAGGAGGATCGCGACGGGGCTTACCATCAGGGGACTGTTTGGGGATGGCTGCTGGGCCCGTTTGTAAAAGCGCATCTCCGGGTCCACAATGATCCATCTGCTGCAGCATCATTTCTGGCGCCAGTAGCCCACCAGATCCATGCACAGGGCCTCGGTACGGTCGGCGAGATTTATGACGCCGACCCGCCGTTCCTGCCACGTGGTTGCATCGCCCAGGCCTGGACTGTGGGTGGAATTCTCGAAGCTTGGGAAAAGACGGCAATGCACGACTTGCCTGTGGGGAAATAG
- a CDS encoding glucosidase, translating to MTAEEKRIEESRQREGHWNRWGPYLSEREWGTVREDYSGNGTAWEYLPHDHARSRAYRWGEDGIGGICDRHQYICLAFAFWNGRDPILKERLFGLTGNEGNHGEDVKEYYFYIDSTPTHSYMKFLYKYPQAEFPYTQLVEENRRRGRRDLEFELLDTGVFNENRYYDVFVEYAKANEEDILIRLTAWNRGPETAELDLLPTVWFRNRWSWGRGDHRPKVSKDQSIDGDAVMKVEHEYYGTRWLICADAPSLLFTENETNMQRLFGVQNRTPFVKDGINNLLVNGDKFAVNLSDGTKGAAHYHLKIEPTKSAEIRLRFTNNQPASGMLGDSFSGMFEGRIAETEEYYRTIVPEGLAADAKSVMRQAFAGMLWNKQYYHYDVRTWLEGDPPYPAPPSERWQGRNRDWVHLYNNDVISIPDKWEYPWYAAWDLAFHCITLALVDPDFAKQQLILLLREWYMHPNGQLPAYEWAFGDVNPPVHAWAAWRVYKIEKKRRGKPDRNFLERAFHKLMLYFTWWVNRKDPQGNNIFQGGFLGLDNIGIFDRSKPLPMGGSIEQSDGTSWMAMYSLTMLVMAFELAKEDAAYEDVASKFFEHFVYIVDAMNNRGGEGIELWDEEDGFYYDVLHMPDSRHVFMKVRSMVGLIPLFAVQSLDPEIVNRFPGFKARMQWFIDFHPNMADLMDTSRSSKHGVRRLLSIPTRERLLRVLKYMLDENEFLSPYGIRALSKYHEAHPYSLQLDSETHSVDYEPAESTTGLFGGNSNWRGPVWFPVNFLIIESLQKYHYYYGDNLKVECPTGSGNMLTLWQVARMISQRLCRIFLRGADGRRPVYGGTEMFQTDPHWRDLILFNEYFHGDNGAGIGASHQTGWTGLVAKLLQQSGVGC from the coding sequence ATGACGGCAGAGGAAAAACGAATTGAAGAATCGCGGCAACGTGAAGGCCACTGGAACCGCTGGGGGCCGTATCTCTCAGAGCGGGAATGGGGGACGGTGCGCGAGGATTACAGCGGCAACGGGACGGCATGGGAATACCTGCCTCACGACCACGCACGCAGCCGGGCTTACCGCTGGGGCGAAGACGGCATCGGAGGCATCTGTGACCGCCATCAATATATCTGCCTCGCATTTGCCTTCTGGAACGGCCGCGACCCCATCCTGAAAGAGCGCCTGTTCGGGCTGACGGGAAACGAAGGTAACCACGGAGAAGACGTCAAGGAATACTACTTTTATATCGATTCCACTCCGACGCACTCTTACATGAAGTTTCTATATAAATATCCCCAGGCAGAGTTCCCTTATACGCAACTGGTGGAAGAAAACCGCAGGCGGGGGCGAAGGGATCTGGAGTTTGAACTGCTCGACACGGGGGTTTTCAACGAAAACCGCTACTATGATGTTTTCGTGGAATACGCCAAGGCCAATGAAGAGGACATTCTTATCAGGTTAACGGCGTGGAACCGCGGCCCGGAAACTGCTGAACTGGACCTGCTGCCGACCGTCTGGTTCCGCAACCGGTGGTCATGGGGTCGCGGTGATCATCGTCCCAAGGTGTCAAAAGACCAAAGCATCGACGGCGACGCCGTCATGAAAGTGGAGCATGAATACTACGGCACGCGATGGCTGATTTGCGCGGACGCTCCCAGTCTGCTGTTTACAGAGAACGAAACCAATATGCAACGGCTCTTCGGAGTGCAGAACCGGACGCCCTTTGTGAAAGACGGCATCAACAACTTGCTTGTCAATGGCGACAAGTTCGCCGTGAATTTGAGCGATGGGACGAAAGGCGCGGCCCATTATCACCTGAAGATTGAGCCGACCAAAAGCGCGGAGATTCGATTGCGGTTCACGAACAATCAGCCTGCCTCTGGAATGCTGGGGGATTCGTTCTCTGGCATGTTCGAAGGCCGCATTGCGGAAACTGAGGAATATTACCGGACCATTGTGCCGGAAGGTCTTGCTGCTGATGCCAAAAGCGTGATGCGACAGGCGTTCGCTGGAATGCTGTGGAACAAGCAGTACTACCACTACGACGTGCGCACCTGGCTGGAAGGTGATCCTCCGTACCCCGCTCCTCCATCGGAGCGCTGGCAGGGCAGGAATCGCGATTGGGTTCATCTTTACAACAATGATGTGATCTCCATTCCTGATAAGTGGGAGTATCCATGGTACGCGGCGTGGGACCTGGCCTTCCATTGCATCACGCTGGCTCTGGTTGACCCGGACTTTGCCAAACAGCAATTGATCCTTCTGCTGCGCGAATGGTACATGCACCCGAACGGGCAGCTGCCGGCCTATGAGTGGGCTTTCGGGGACGTGAACCCGCCCGTGCATGCCTGGGCGGCGTGGCGCGTATACAAGATCGAAAAGAAGCGCAGGGGCAAGCCGGACCGCAATTTTCTTGAGCGTGCATTCCACAAGCTGATGCTCTATTTCACATGGTGGGTGAACCGGAAGGATCCGCAAGGCAACAATATTTTCCAGGGTGGATTTCTCGGGCTCGACAATATCGGAATTTTCGACCGCTCCAAACCACTCCCGATGGGTGGATCCATCGAACAGTCCGACGGGACAAGCTGGATGGCCATGTACAGCCTGACCATGCTGGTCATGGCTTTTGAGTTGGCGAAGGAAGACGCCGCTTACGAGGACGTGGCGAGCAAGTTCTTCGAGCACTTTGTCTACATTGTGGACGCCATGAACAACCGCGGCGGCGAGGGTATTGAGCTATGGGACGAAGAGGATGGCTTCTACTACGACGTCCTTCATATGCCTGATTCACGCCACGTCTTCATGAAAGTCCGCTCGATGGTAGGCCTGATTCCATTGTTTGCGGTGCAGTCGCTGGACCCGGAAATCGTAAACAGGTTTCCAGGTTTCAAGGCACGGATGCAGTGGTTTATAGACTTCCATCCCAACATGGCCGACCTGATGGATACCAGCCGGAGCTCCAAGCATGGTGTGCGGCGGCTGCTTTCGATCCCCACGCGTGAACGGCTGCTGCGCGTGCTGAAATACATGTTGGATGAAAACGAGTTTCTCTCGCCCTACGGGATTCGCGCGCTTTCGAAATATCATGAGGCGCACCCCTACTCACTGCAACTGGACAGCGAAACGCATTCGGTGGACTACGAACCGGCAGAATCCACCACGGGGCTGTTTGGAGGCAACAGCAACTGGCGCGGGCCGGTTTGGTTTCCCGTAAACTTCCTGATCATCGAATCATTGCAAAAGTATCATTACTACTACGGCGACAATCTTAAGGTGGAATGCCCGACAGGCTCGGGGAACATGTTGACACTCTGGCAGGTGGCCCGGATGATCTCGCAGCGCTTGTGCAGGATCTTCCTGCGAGGGGCGGACGGGCGACGTCCGGTTTATGGCGGCACAGAAATGTTCCAGACCGATCCCCACTGGCGTGACTTGATCTTATTCAACGAATATTTCCATGGCGACAACGGAGCTGGGATCGGAGCCAGCCACCAGACCGGCTGGACAGGCCTGGTGGCCAAGCTGCTGCAGCAGAGCGGCGTGGGTTGCTGA